The Macaca mulatta isolate MMU2019108-1 chromosome 18, T2T-MMU8v2.0, whole genome shotgun sequence genomic interval GTTCACTTTGTCATCAAAACtgcttttcactgtttttttcaaattttcaaggTTATGTCAAggattagtttttttaaaaaaacttttttgtttttcataaagaaaagatatataCAGTTCAaggaattattaaaaattaaatactcatATAATCACCTCCAGGGTGAGAAATAGAACTTGGCTAGCATTCGGCAAAGCTCTCCTTTTACCCTCTCCCAGTTACTTCCACTGCAGGATTAACCATTATCCTGACTTTTATGGTAGTCACTTGTTTCTCTTGATGGTTTAATCACCTAAGCCTTACAAAGGATACATGTTCAATTAGTAAAGCAGGAGATTATTGGTTTAATTCAGGGGTTCTTAACTCTAACTTCATACCTCATTTTTAGATTTTGTAATGTTCCTATTACTATCCTGAAAAgaaattcatatataaaatgacCAATAacatatgtaattaaaaattttaaaatatatataccctAGCTATATAacataaggggaaaaaaaggaagtaatTTTATAATGGAATGCTCATTTTAAGTGTGTTTGGGCATGACTACCCTAGAAGACATAATGAAGAAGTCAAATACTTGTACCCTACTTAAGTTTGTAGTCAGATGTTTGTATCTACTTAAGATGAGTACGTTTGGATTTAAGAGAAATAAGACGAGTTATCTGAATAGTACTGACAGTTTTTCTTAACATTGATAAAAGGGCAAAATAAGAATATGCATATAGGTAGATTCATGTGAAGGTGTCACCTACAAATGCCTGCTGACTAATTCAGATGTGTTGTATTGGTGATTCAGGTATCATGAGTGGCATTGCTATTGGTAGACTAATCTTCTGTAATGGTGAACTCAccttttaacattttgaagaaaagagTACACATTTTTCCTGTTCACATAATAGATGAATACTTGGAAAAGAGATTTTCCACCAATATGAATTTCTGGAGGAGTATTTGAAAATGCGATGCAGTGGGAACATAGGACTTCATTGTGTGGGTCTGCATTGCAGAATGTCTACTGTCCTGtttcctgcccccacctcccaccccagtaAGTACCACCCAATCATAATGCCTAATGAAAACACCTTGTAAGGGGCAGTATCACCTAAAGGGTTATGTTTGTAGCACTTTCAGTAGGTATATAACTTCTCTTTTCCGAAGATCTTAAGGTAGATTTCTTCGTCAGGCCTTTTAAATCAGCAGCTCCTGGGGGTACATGATACAGCCCCTCTATCCCTGAACCCAGCTCTCTAACTCGTTTTACCTTCCATAAAAGTCAGTGTAAAATTTTTGTGAATATTTACCTATGTATGTTTTTCTGAGGTGTAGGATACGGCTTTCATCAGGTTCTTAAAGGATTCTGTAACTCACAAAAGTGGACCACATATTTCTTCCCATGACCTTTTTTAGCTGTTAAATCTGGTTATTCCTTTGCTAATGGTCATAAGTACttgataattttccattttaaactaGGAAAGGGGCTCAAATCTTAACTATCTGCTGGGAGCAACCCTCATTGAGAGGCTAGGTTAGAGGGATATACAATGGAGCAGAAAATCTCAAATTCGTTTGTTGGGTGGGTTTATTATAGGTAATTCTACATTTTACTTGCAAGGTTAACATGCCGTGTTAAGAGTTTTGTTCTGAATTGGTGGGGTGTATTTCTTTTGATATATTATCATCATCTTTAGataatttatacttttatgtCTAGAAATCCCACAATCTGTATTGACAATTTATAATCCCTGGTGGGCAATATCATGAAATGTAAATACTATTTCAGAATTTGTACAACTCTTGTAGAGTTTGTTGATCAAAACTGACCcacagtcattttaaaaatcagttaaaaaattattttaccttaGTTTGGATAAttggtactttttaaaattggagagaattaaattaataaaacattcaaataCTAAAAACTTACATAATTATGttatgaaaatacataaatacataattaaaaataggTATTCATATTATGGATTAGGAttgttcaaaattaaaattttgtgaCATGTCTTTTTGTCATGTTACTAAGAAATTGGATCTTTATTTTAATCTGTGCTTGCTACTAATGTTAAAGTCCTCAAAATAGTcctataaaattttacattaatttaaagTGTTTGTACTAATTATGGATTTGAGAATGTTAAGAAATGGAATTCGCCTTTAAGACTTCTAGTTTTATCAGTTCAAAACATATCTCCAGCCAGCCATTTTGTGGATTCCTGTAGTAAAATGGACACATTGGAGTTTTTTGTCTTTACTCTTATACTAGTTTTATGGTGGAGTTGTTAATCAGatgcttttcaaaaagaaaatgcaagcaCTTGGGGTTGAAGAAGCAGCAAGGGGTGTATGTTGTAAATGGAATGATTAGTTTGGCCATATAATGAAACAAGCAGTTCAGAACATTGTACTTTATCACATgtatgctttttttccccaatattaaaatgctttcttttctaaAACCTGCCTTTACATGCTTTCTTCTaattttcactcatttttatCTCCTTTCTCTCATCCTAgttccaaatttttatttattagaaaatattttactacTCACAAACTTTAAGCATAGGATAAAATCAGTTTACTTCTTAGGGCTTGATAATAAGTGTCTTTTAATGACCTTgcctttgtaaaattttaaaagacatgctTATTCTTAAagttgaaataaagaaaagatagcCTTTATAATAGTTGTCTTTGATTCCAGCCTtctagctttttttaaaaaaaatataacttCAAACGAATTGTTTTTAGaatcatttaaaattacttttggaaTAGTTAGAACTGTGGTTATTGTTCCCAACTGGAACATGTTTTTATCTTCTGCCTCCAAATTAACCGGTATTTATTTTGTTGTCTAAATTAATCTGCATAATTTTTCTTTAGGCCTTTCTTTAGCAAAATGGATGAGCCTTTTGGGTTCtttgttttgtgattttatgTTGTTTGGGTGCAGAACCAAAGCTTAAAAACTTTGTATCTAGAGCATATGGCATAATAAACACTTAACaaatatgtgaatgaatgaatggattgaatgaatgaacaaacaaaattgaGGTAAAGCAAAAGCACTGATGTCATAGGGTGTAGGGTCTTCAGTTGTAGAGATTTTTGCAGTTGGCCTAGTAAAATGAACTTGAAGATTGACACTGGTTTGCAGACAACTGGGAAATTCTGATATTTTCAGCAATGTGTTAACAACATACTATAAAAATACAGTTGTAAACTTCATAGATCAGAAGTTTCACAGTACTTTTTTTGATAGAAATCATACATGTTTATGGTAGAAATTTTGTGAAATACAgggaatgaagaagaaaacacgACTTTTTTTTAAGTCTACCACCTGGAGAAAGGCAGTGTTAGTAGCCATTTGGGATATTTATGCCTACAAATGTCAACACATAATTAAAATTGAAGTTACGTACTTTCAGTTTTGATTCCTTTGTTGTGGAGAATccaattaaattttgttttctctttaatttttaaactttacagGCCCCTTCACAGATGTAGTCACTACAAATCTTAAATTGCGAAATCCGTCGGATAGAAAAGTGTGTTTCAAAGTGAAGACTACAGCACCTCGCCGGTACTGTGTGAGGCCCAACAGTGGAATCATTGACCCAGGGTCAACTGTGACTGTTTCAGGTAGCAAATCATGTTCTGGATTTATGTACATTTGAATTTTGACATTTTatgattctgtttttgtttaataAGGTTTCATCTGGAGGGAGGGAGATAATTCTTCTATTATTCTGGCTTTGCCTTTAAAGATGTCTTGTTATTGTACTATATGCAAGCTGTTTCAGAAAATTTCTCACTCTCATCTGTGTAGGGAGTGTGGTCAGTTTATAAGAAATTATTGTCAATTACAAACTTTATATCTAGTCTTTATTTCTACAGCTAACCACTACCTTCTCTGCCtttgttattttatctttgaaaaattATACCATTTTTCTGATGGGTCATTCTCCTTCAGATCATGATCATATTATACGTTGCATGCAGCTGTAGAAGTGTCATAATTCTTCTGCTTAAGAAGGTATAATGCCACTTTTTTGCCTACTGTGTCAAATCAGATGAGTCTTTATGTCTTTCATTGTAAATGTCAACAGTGTCCTGCGtgtgaaaacttttattttactaCTCTCTTACGTGTTTACTTGTCAAAGAAGTATGCTTGCCATATATGGATTGCTTACTCCTGCTATGGAGTCGATACTGGTACCATAGCTAATTCCCCtataaactgtttttttctttctcagtcccTCTGACTTCACTGATATAGCTGAGAAATAGGAACTAAATATGAGAACTTATATGGTTCCATGTATTTTACTTAGGGGAGAACCTCTGAGGCTGCATTTACTCTTCCTTTACAGCAGTACTTCTCAACTCCCACTATGTGCTGTAATAACGCAGGGAGCGGGAACACACATGGATTCATCTCTCTCagatcagaatctctgggagcaTGGCTTAGAAATGTGTACGTttatgctgggcgcggtggctcacacctgtaatcccaacattttgggaggccgaggcgggtggatcacgaggtcaggagttcaagaccagcctgatcaagatggtgaaaccctgtctgtactaaaaatacaaaaaattagccgggtgtggtgttgggcacctgtggtcccagctacttgggaggctgaggcagagaattgcttgaacccaggaggcggaggttgcagtgagccgagaccacaccactgcacttcagcctgggcgacagagtaagactccatctcaaaaaaaaaagtgcacattaaaaaaaaaaaaaaaggcctgggtGATCTTGATAAGTAATCCCAAGATACAATAATTCCATATCAGTTTTCAAGTCCACAGCAGAAttgggtagagagagagagaacccaggGTAGGCTCATTGAGAGTATTTAGAGGTGGAACCTGAGTGCAAAGGCCATGAAGGACAGACCATCGAGTTTTTGGTGACGCTAAATCTTCTCTCGGCAGGTATAGCCAAAAACCTCAACAGCGAGGAAAAAGATGTTTTAGTGAATCTTGTGTTAAGGAGGCCTGGGAGGAGTGCCTTTCATGTTTCTTTGCTAAGTCTAATTCATCAGTTCTTGGGATGAAGAGATGGGAAATAAAGATGAAGGAATGCATGCTCTCTGGATGTTGCTGCTTTCGACTACATCTTTAAGCCTTTAGCACAATTGGAAGAAGAGataattctttcttgttttcttttttcttttttttggagacaatgtcttgctctgttgcccaggcaggagtgcagtgatgtaatctcagctgactgcaacttccgcctcctgggttcaagtgattctcatgcctcagccacttgagtagctaggattacaggcgtgcgccaacagcctggctcatttttatatttttagtagagacagagtttcaccatgatggccaggctggtctcgaactcctgacctcaagtgatccgtccacgtTAGCCtccccaaaggctgggattacaggcgtgagccactgcacctggccagaagatATAATTATTTCAATCCACATGGCTAAAAATAGTTTATTGGTACAAACAGTTATATCCCTAGGAATCCAAACAGCTATGCagaatgattttttctttgaGGGGCCTAGATTGCTGGTTTCTGTGTATTAATATTTCTTGAGAAAATAACGTATCAAAGCATTTTCTTCCACAGAAACCTGCCTTATTAAAACCTGCAGACAAACTGGTTACTGATTACACAAACATGCCCTTGGATTGCTCTACTTCAATGAGAATTTGACTTTTCCAATTTTTAGTGTAGTTTATTTCCATTTACAGTCACTCAAAGGTATGCTTCTTCCAGCAACCTTCTCTGGTTAATTCTCTGTACTACatgctcatttctctttttccccgTGTCCCTTTGACacttttttttgaatttgttcCAATTTGtgcacatttttatatatgttttcaaGATCGTCTTTGTCTCGTTTTGTGGTCTGCAACCTAAATTAGAGTGTAACTGCCATGAACTTAACCATgttgtaagttttctttttattcacagATTTTTGGTTCATAGTGATTAGCTTATAATGATTACTTAGTGAAGGTTGCTAATGGAATTTTATTTAGCTTAAGCTGTATTCTGAGGCATTTTATCCAGTACATTTCCTGCTGCTGTGTATTTGGCCCCTTGAAAAAGTTGTCTTAACCTTGATAGCAGTTAATGGACTTATCAGACACACCTTGTGAATAAGACTTTATTACATAATTgttattttctacatttatttactCGTGTTTATCTTTTCGAAAGTGTGGAGATATATCTTAGAAATAATCCAAAGTTAGGGAAATAATTTCTATAATACCGTGTACATACTTTGTGTAACTGTTGATTCATTTTTTATATAGTCTCATATTGGACTCACGTTACATGAATTTAGCATGACTTACAACCACATGGAACCTTAGAAAACTTAAAAGTTGGGAAATTATAAATGCTTAAAAATTTTGAATGTTATTGAGACTgtagaatatattttagaaatcaaGAGGCTATATGGTTTCCTTGTGtacttttgttttcttagaaGATTGAAATAAATTCATAAACTGAAAtagatgtttatttaaaatacatttttgaaaaattaattatattaatatatgggCTGGGCACTGCGGCTAACGCAtttattcctagcactttgggaggctgaggaaggcggatctcttgagcccaggaatttgataccagcctgggcaaaatggcgaaaaccctttctctacaaaatgagcccagggaggttgaggctacagtgagcagagatggcgccactgcactgcagcctcacgacagagtaagactcagttttaaaaagcaaaaaatagatgGTAGTGAGGTTTTAAGTTActatttctcctttaaatatgccagctatataattttaaatcagaaaacaCTAAAATGAAGCCTAAATTCATAACGAGTTTTAATAACTTAGTAGATTTTATCTGAACTTATAGGCATTATAGTTAACACTGgcaaagttttgaaaattttcacaAGCTGAGTTTAGAAAGGGCAAAATCATAgattcatatttaatttttaattgcaattgtttattttgttggttGTGGAAAACTTAGTAAATTAGAAAGGCAGACAATTTGAAAATACTTGGGATCCATTAAGTTGATTCTGGATTCTTAAACATTCTGGTGTTTGGTTTCTTGAACCCTTCttggttttctttaaatttgCATATTTGTGAAGTAATGGGAATGATACTATGGCCAGATACTGTTTAAGGCAAATCCCGGACTTGGTATAATTTAATCTGTAACTGTTTCAATGTATGTCTTTCAAACATGCAGGAGACAATATaatatatcctttttttcttatttagtaaTGCTACAGCCCTTTGACTATGATCCGAATGAAAAGAGTAAACACAAGTTTATGGTACAGACAATTTTTGCTCCACCAAACACTTCAGATATGGAAGCTGTGGTAAGTACAGAAGAAGAATTTATTTTGGGGAGTGGAGTTTAAACTGTGGGTTTTGTTCAGCAGTCAGTAGAAAAACTTAATTTCTAAAAACTAAAagttaaatttagatttttaaaaaagtgccaATATCTTCATTGTAGATAATCCTAACTTACAgaatgaaagaattttttttttttttttctttttttgagacgaagtctcgctctgtcacccaggctggagtgcagtggcgcaatctcggctcactgcaagctccgcctcccgggttcacgccattctcctgcctcagcctcccgagtagctgggactacaggcgcccgccactgtgcccggctaattttttctatttttagtagagacggggtttcaccatcgtctcgatctcctgaccttgtgatccgcccgccttggcctcccaaagtgctgggattacaggcgtgagccaccgcgcccggccaagaatttttaaatagtatttttttttttttttagaaacaatttAGAAATGCTGCTACTGgcctagtgcagtggctcacacctgtaatcccagccctttgggaggctaagatgggagtatctcaagcccaggagttcaagaccagcccaggcgacatgacaagaccctgtctctacgattaaaaaaaaaaaaaaaacaaaacccaacaagtaaaaaaaccaacagatgcctgtagtcccagctacccaggaggcttgcttgagcccaggagtggccactgcactccagcctaggagacagaatgagaccaactggaaaaagagaaaaaagaaagaaatgctgctCTTAAGAAGAAAGTCCTGTGGTTGCTAGTGATATCATCGTGATTTTAATGGATGGTGATAGTAACTCTAGGATTATATATTCTGTGACATTAGCCAGTAACAATGGCAGGGTGATCAGTGAAGAGGGCACCAGTGTATTTCAGCCAAGCCAGGCAGCTACACTCATCTTTTAGCTGTCCCATGAGGTCACACTTACTTACCATGATCATACCTCCTATGtctcatttttggttttgtttattttttagtggaAAGAGGCAAAACCTGATGAATTAATGGATTCCAAATTGAGATGTGTATTTGAAATGCCTAATGAAAATGACAAATTGGTAAgtaggaaaatgtaaaaaaaaattgaagctgTTGAGCGCTCAGTTCCTTTGATTAATTTTGCTTCTATTTTTGACCTTTGAGGTATGTGTGTTATGGCTCTTTCATGTCATAAGACTCAGTggttaagttttaaaaaacttggtatacttttttttttttaaaaaataacattttgtttatccaagaagaaagaaagactcACTTTTAGGTCTAGACTACATCCTGGAGAAGAATCCTTTAAGTATAGCAGATTTTTGTGGCGTAAACCACTACAGGTTCTTTTTTAGAATGAGACatgtatacataatttaaaaatacatataaattgcTTTTTGGCCATTATGTACCAGCAGTTTGGGGATAAAAAATTCACTTACATGGACAGTTTATTCCAGGTTTAGCTATTCCCAGGTATTTTGCTCACTTTTGTTTTTAGTCAAATCCATCTGATTGCATTCTTTAGTAAATAATTGTTATGCTGCTTACTCATTAGTGTAGGTCAAATACAATTTGGGGGACTGAGggatatatgtgtttatttaaaaacaaacaaatagtagTCGGTGAATGTACAGAGTGGATTATAGTCACTTACCTTGTCCTTTTCCCTGTCTGGGTTGCAAATTTGAATCTTTCCCTATGGTAAGAGAGACTTGAAAGATaagtttttctgtgtgtgtatgtgacttaATACATACAATAATATGGATAAATAGAATTGTTTGGCACGATTTGGTTACAGTCTGACATGACTACTGCCTTAATCTGGTGGCAATTTGCTCTATTGAAAAGTAAACATGCAGATTAAATACGTGGGCTCAGTTACTGTGTTTCTCTTTCAGGATAAGCAGAAATGAAAAGGTCTCTGGCAATTAGGTGTTGACCAaattagtttttgaatttttaaaatacctcttTTAAGTGATTTTTGAGGTATTTGCCAAAAGCAAAAAAATGTGAACACGTATATTCTCTGTAAAGTGAGTGTTAGATGGTCTGTGTATGCTTCCCAtttagaggttttcttttttggcttaGGCTGAGGGAAGCTAATAGCTTGCACAGCTCTTACTGttgaaatcaagaaaacaaaacagcgtATTGTCtggattgactttttaaaaaaacatttggaTATTTTCTCACTTAgagttttatgtcattttttacaGTAATTCAGTCAGCATAAATCTGTCTTCTATCTGGGCTTCTGCTGTGCTCTGGATAGCACACACTTTGAGGTGTGTGAAAAGGATTGAGACCGCAGGTATTTGATACTGCTGATTAAGAGTAGCTCTCACTGGTTTGGAAACCAAACCATTACTGATACAGTAATGACAGTTGAACCCAGCGATTTACCCATCTTGGGTGAAAGGAGCCGTTATGCCTACCTGTTGGTCTAGCCCATAGTTATCCAAGAAAGTAGTTTTGGGTCTCTTTTAGCGCTTGAGCAAATACCGAATGGAGTTCCCAGAATCGCCTGTGGTGGAACTCGAGCAGCAGTAGTTTGAACGTGGAACCTTTTCAGAGCAGGTATTACTAGTGACCTGAAAGCTGTTAAGTAACTTCAAAGTACTCTAGAGAATATCTTGAGTCTGAGCCTTGATTAGCTAGGTGCTCATGTATTTTCACTAATTGGATTATCTGGACTTGTATATTAAATTGTAGGAAATATCTgctaaagataatttttaagaagatttattttgaaaaacttgaAGCACCTAGAAgagtaggtaggaggagtataaTGCACCTCTGTGAACTTATGAGCAGCTTTAACAATGACTAGTTTGTGGTTAAGCTTATTATATATAAATCCTATTACTTCTCATCTTAGGTATTGTTTAAGGCAAATCCCAGACATGGTATACTTTAATCTGTAACTGTTTGAATGTATATCTttcaaagtactttaaaaaaaaagataaaagagttTTAATGACAATACTGTTACTATGCCTTTAAAAATTTAGCATATCCTTAATATCAGGCTATCCAGGCAGCATTAAAACTTGTCACAGatgtcattaaaaattttttttttctgcagtttgTTTGAATTAGATGAAAATAAAGTCCAaatagttgttcttttttttttttgtttttctttgagatggagtcttgctctgttgttcaggctggagtgcagtagcacgatcctggcgcactgcaacctgtgcctcacggattcaagcagttctcctgccttagcctctagtagctgggattacaggtgcacgcca includes:
- the VAPA gene encoding vesicle-associated membrane protein-associated protein A isoform X3 encodes the protein MRCSGNIGLHCVGLHCRMSTVLFPAPTSHPSPFTDVVTTNLKLRNPSDRKVCFKVKTTAPRRYCVRPNSGIIDPGSTVTVSVMLQPFDYDPNEKSKHKFMVQTIFAPPNTSDMEAVWKEAKPDELMDSKLRCVFEMPNENDKLNDMEPSKTVPLNASKQDGPMPKPHSVSLNDTETRKLMEECKRLQGEMMKLSEENRHLRDEGLRLRKVAHSDKPGSTSTASFRDNVTSPLPSLLVVIAAIFIGFFLGKFIL